The genomic segment attttaatcgAGTCTAAtagatttaattagtttaataaaaaaaattgtttcccATATATATTATCTTCAATTGTAAAATTACATGGGATATTGAAAGAAagtaattttatatcaatttggaTATAGATCATTTatttaatctgatttttttaaaaaaataataataatcttgatACTCAAAACCTGATAGAGGACATTtctacaattaaaaaagaaattaagaaatattttaattaacaaacaaTTAGAGATTCACTATGGCTGTTATAATGTGATGTGCTGATGATGCTTAATTAACAATTAGTGCACAGTAATTTTAACATGTCGTAATTAAGAGTATGAAAATCAAGGACCACCTGGATTAGTAACGAGCACAAATTTTAGGAGCCGCTGTCCAGCAACAATCCCAGGAGCAAGATTAAAGACATTTGATTCAAGGTGAAAGAATCTCCACATAAGAAATGTGTTCTTAGCACCAcgcaaataaacccaaaatcaagAACTCCGGAtcccattaaaaaattatacaagacGTAAACCTTGATGGGTGTGTTGATATTATAACACTAATCCTCAGCTcgggctaaaaaaaaaattgaaggcagAAGCTAAAGCTAGGaataattaagcttgaaaaatTGAAGTGGAAGAACACCTTTTCATGGCAGCATCACCTGGCATGGAAGGCCAAGGGCACAACCTCAGCCAAAGGAGTAGTGACAGGCGTGGGACCCTTCGATGGAGCTGGAGAATTCCTACACAATGGACAAGTAGCACTCATCTTAAGCCATCCATCAATACAATCAGCATGGAAACAGTGATGACAATCTGGAATACACCGTATGGTATCCTTGGGCTGGTAATCGGACAAGCATATGGAGCACGGACCTTCATTGGGTTTGGGTAGTCGCCGGCTTTCGCCCAACACCATCTTCGTATACGAGTCTATAATGGGCTCAGCAAGACCCACCACCACCGTCATTGGCTCTATTGGATTGCCGGCAGTGAAGTGCCGGTCATGCCCATAGATGTTGCTGCTGTCACTACCACCGCCATTATTATTGCTGCCATTGCCATTACCATTA from the Populus nigra chromosome 1, ddPopNigr1.1, whole genome shotgun sequence genome contains:
- the LOC133692400 gene encoding putative RING-H2 finger protein ATL69; its protein translation is MSTVAPPVSASAAAGSGLGYGIAIAIGILVLISTIMLTSYACTRIKGNGNGNGSNNNGGGSDSSNIYGHDRHFTAGNPIEPMTVVVGLAEPIIDSYTKMVLGESRRLPKPNEGPCSICLSDYQPKDTIRCIPDCHHCFHADCIDGWLKMSATCPLCRNSPAPSKGPTPVTTPLAEVVPLAFHAR